In Antennarius striatus isolate MH-2024 chromosome 10, ASM4005453v1, whole genome shotgun sequence, one DNA window encodes the following:
- the fbxw11a gene encoding F-box and WD repeat domain-containing 11-A isoform X2, which yields MEPEMEDKTLELMNTSGMESQNLVDDLSPKKTTVLKLSNGPVVGSRKRPSEGNYEKEKEHCITLFDQWSEADQVEFVERLISRMCHYQHGHINSYLKPMLQRDFITALPAQGLDHIAENILSFLDARSLCSAELVCKEWQRVISEGMLWKKLIERMVRTDPLWKGLSERHQWEKYLFKNRTAEVPPNSYYHSLYPKIIQDIETIEANWRCGRHNLQRIQCRSENSKGVYCLQYDDDKIISGLRDNSIKIWDKQSLECLKILTGHTGSVLCLQYDERVIVTGSSDSTVRVWEVTTGEVLNTLIHHNEAVLHLRFANGLMVTCSKDRSIAVWDMASPTDISLRRVLVGHRAAVNVVDFDDKYIVSASGDRTIKVWSTSTCEFVRTLNGHKRGIACLQYRDRLVVSGSSDNTIRLWDIECGACLRVLEGHEELVRCIRFDNKRIVSGAYDGKIKVWDLQAALDPRAPASTLCLRTLVEHSGRVFRLQFDEFQIISSSHDDTILIWDFLNVSTNGQSEGGAIQHALSWRSLGLMGASIK from the exons ATGGAGCCGGAGATGGAGGATAAAACGTTGGAACTGATG AACACATCAGGGATGGAATCACAGAACCTTGTAGATGATCTCTCGCCAAAGAAGACCACGGTTCTCAAG CTTAGTAATGGTCCTGTTGTTGGGTCCCGCAAGCGACCTTCAGAGGGGAACTACGAGAAGGAGAAGGAACACTGCATCACCCTATTTGACCAATGGTCCGAAGCTGACCAGGTGGAGTTTGTCGAGCGCCTGATTTCCCGTATGTGCCACTACCAGCATGGCCACATTAACTCTTACCTCAAGCCAATGCTGCAGAGGGACTTCATCACTGCGCTGCCAG CCCAAGGCTTAGATCACATAGCAGAGAACATCCTGTCTTTCCTTGATGCACGCTCGCTATGTTCAGCAGAACTGGTGTGTAAGGAATGGCAAAGAGTAATTTCTGAGGGTATGCTGTGGAAGAAGCTGATTGAACGTATGGTCCGCACCGACCCACTGTGGAAAGGCCTGTCTGAAAGACACCAGTG GGAAAAATATCTGTTCAAGAATCGCACAGCAGAAGTCCCACCCAACTCTTACTATCACTCCCTTTATCCCAAGATCATTCAAGACATAGAG ACTATCGAGGCTAATTGGCGATGCGGCAGACACAACTTGCAGAGGATTCAGTGTCGCTCAGAAAATAGCAAAGGGGTTTACTGTCTCCAGTATGACGATGACAAAATCATCAGTGGCCTTAGAGACAATTCAATTAAG ATCTGGGATAAGCAGtctctggagtgtctgaaaatacTGACTGGTCACACAGGCTCAGTGTTGTGTCTGCAGTATGACGAGAGGGTCATCGTCACTGGGTCTTCGGATTCAACTGTGAG AGTGTGGGAGGTGACGACAGGTGAAGTACTGAATACACTGATCCACCACAACGAGGCAGTTCTGCACCTGCGCTTTGCTAACGGCCTGATGGTCACCTGCTCCAAAGACCGTTCTATTGCTGTTTGGGATATGGCTTCTCCTACTGACATCAGTCTACGCCGTGTCCTTGTTGGACACCGGGCTGCTGTAAATGTGGTCGACTTTGACGACAAGTACATTGTGTCTGCCTCAGGGGACCGCACCATCAAG GTATGGAGCACCAGCACCTGTGAGTTTGTGCGTACTCTAAATGGTCATAAGCGGGGGATTGCCTGTCTACAGTACAGAGACCGTCTGGTGGTCAGTGGCTCATCGGACAACACAATCCG GTTATGGGATATAGAGTGTGGGGCATGTTTGCGAGTGTTGGAGGGTCATGAGGAGTTGGTGCGTTGTATTCGCTTTGATAACAAAAGGATTGTCAGCGGCGCCTATGATGG TAAGATCAAGGTTTGGGACCTGCAGGCAGCCTTAGATCCACGAGCCCCTGCAAGCACATTATGTCTGCGTACTCTAGTG GAGCATTCTGGCCGTGTGTTCCGCCTCCAGTTTGATGAGTTTCAGATCATCAGTAGTTCTCACGATGACACCATTCTGATCTGGGATTTCCTGAACGTCTCGACCAATGGCCAGTCAGAGG GTGGTGCCATTCAACACGCCCTATCTTGGAGAAGCCTTGGACTGATGGGTGCTTCCATCAAGTAA
- the fbxw11a gene encoding F-box and WD repeat domain-containing 11-A isoform X1, translating into MEPEMEDKTLELMNTSGMESQNLVDDLSPKKTTVLKLSNGPVVGSRKRPSEGNYEKEKEHCITLFDQWSEADQVEFVERLISRMCHYQHGHINSYLKPMLQRDFITALPAQGLDHIAENILSFLDARSLCSAELVCKEWQRVISEGMLWKKLIERMVRTDPLWKGLSERHQWEKYLFKNRTAEVPPNSYYHSLYPKIIQDIETIEANWRCGRHNLQRIQCRSENSKGVYCLQYDDDKIISGLRDNSIKIWDKQSLECLKILTGHTGSVLCLQYDERVIVTGSSDSTVRVWEVTTGEVLNTLIHHNEAVLHLRFANGLMVTCSKDRSIAVWDMASPTDISLRRVLVGHRAAVNVVDFDDKYIVSASGDRTIKVWSTSTCEFVRTLNGHKRGIACLQYRDRLVVSGSSDNTIRLWDIECGACLRVLEGHEELVRCIRFDNKRIVSGAYDGKIKVWDLQAALDPRAPASTLCLRTLVEHSGRVFRLQFDEFQIISSSHDDTILIWDFLNVSTNGQSEGSFLHPQVVPFNTPYLGEALD; encoded by the exons ATGGAGCCGGAGATGGAGGATAAAACGTTGGAACTGATG AACACATCAGGGATGGAATCACAGAACCTTGTAGATGATCTCTCGCCAAAGAAGACCACGGTTCTCAAG CTTAGTAATGGTCCTGTTGTTGGGTCCCGCAAGCGACCTTCAGAGGGGAACTACGAGAAGGAGAAGGAACACTGCATCACCCTATTTGACCAATGGTCCGAAGCTGACCAGGTGGAGTTTGTCGAGCGCCTGATTTCCCGTATGTGCCACTACCAGCATGGCCACATTAACTCTTACCTCAAGCCAATGCTGCAGAGGGACTTCATCACTGCGCTGCCAG CCCAAGGCTTAGATCACATAGCAGAGAACATCCTGTCTTTCCTTGATGCACGCTCGCTATGTTCAGCAGAACTGGTGTGTAAGGAATGGCAAAGAGTAATTTCTGAGGGTATGCTGTGGAAGAAGCTGATTGAACGTATGGTCCGCACCGACCCACTGTGGAAAGGCCTGTCTGAAAGACACCAGTG GGAAAAATATCTGTTCAAGAATCGCACAGCAGAAGTCCCACCCAACTCTTACTATCACTCCCTTTATCCCAAGATCATTCAAGACATAGAG ACTATCGAGGCTAATTGGCGATGCGGCAGACACAACTTGCAGAGGATTCAGTGTCGCTCAGAAAATAGCAAAGGGGTTTACTGTCTCCAGTATGACGATGACAAAATCATCAGTGGCCTTAGAGACAATTCAATTAAG ATCTGGGATAAGCAGtctctggagtgtctgaaaatacTGACTGGTCACACAGGCTCAGTGTTGTGTCTGCAGTATGACGAGAGGGTCATCGTCACTGGGTCTTCGGATTCAACTGTGAG AGTGTGGGAGGTGACGACAGGTGAAGTACTGAATACACTGATCCACCACAACGAGGCAGTTCTGCACCTGCGCTTTGCTAACGGCCTGATGGTCACCTGCTCCAAAGACCGTTCTATTGCTGTTTGGGATATGGCTTCTCCTACTGACATCAGTCTACGCCGTGTCCTTGTTGGACACCGGGCTGCTGTAAATGTGGTCGACTTTGACGACAAGTACATTGTGTCTGCCTCAGGGGACCGCACCATCAAG GTATGGAGCACCAGCACCTGTGAGTTTGTGCGTACTCTAAATGGTCATAAGCGGGGGATTGCCTGTCTACAGTACAGAGACCGTCTGGTGGTCAGTGGCTCATCGGACAACACAATCCG GTTATGGGATATAGAGTGTGGGGCATGTTTGCGAGTGTTGGAGGGTCATGAGGAGTTGGTGCGTTGTATTCGCTTTGATAACAAAAGGATTGTCAGCGGCGCCTATGATGG TAAGATCAAGGTTTGGGACCTGCAGGCAGCCTTAGATCCACGAGCCCCTGCAAGCACATTATGTCTGCGTACTCTAGTG GAGCATTCTGGCCGTGTGTTCCGCCTCCAGTTTGATGAGTTTCAGATCATCAGTAGTTCTCACGATGACACCATTCTGATCTGGGATTTCCTGAACGTCTCGACCAATGGCCAGTCAGAGG GTTCCTTTCTACACCCTCAGGTGGTGCCATTCAACACGCCCTATCTTGGAGAAGCCTTGGACTGA
- the fbxw11a gene encoding F-box and WD repeat domain-containing 11-A isoform X3 yields the protein MEPEMEDKTLELMNTSGMESQNLVDDLSPKKTTVLKLSNGPVVGSRKRPSEGNYEKEKEHCITLFDQWSEADQVEFVERLISRMCHYQHGHINSYLKPMLQRDFITALPAQGLDHIAENILSFLDARSLCSAELVCKEWQRVISEGMLWKKLIERMVRTDPLWKGLSERHQWEKYLFKNRTAEVPPNSYYHSLYPKIIQDIETIEANWRCGRHNLQRIQCRSENSKGVYCLQYDDDKIISGLRDNSIKIWDKQSLECLKILTGHTGSVLCLQYDERVIVTGSSDSTVRVWEVTTGEVLNTLIHHNEAVLHLRFANGLMVTCSKDRSIAVWDMASPTDISLRRVLVGHRAAVNVVDFDDKYIVSASGDRTIKVWSTSTCEFVRTLNGHKRGIACLQYRDRLVVSGSSDNTIRLWDIECGACLRVLEGHEELVRCIRFDNKRIVSGAYDGKIKVWDLQAALDPRAPASTLCLRTLVEHSGRVFRLQFDEFQIISSSHDDTILIWDFLNVSTNGQSEGRSPSRTYTYITR from the exons ATGGAGCCGGAGATGGAGGATAAAACGTTGGAACTGATG AACACATCAGGGATGGAATCACAGAACCTTGTAGATGATCTCTCGCCAAAGAAGACCACGGTTCTCAAG CTTAGTAATGGTCCTGTTGTTGGGTCCCGCAAGCGACCTTCAGAGGGGAACTACGAGAAGGAGAAGGAACACTGCATCACCCTATTTGACCAATGGTCCGAAGCTGACCAGGTGGAGTTTGTCGAGCGCCTGATTTCCCGTATGTGCCACTACCAGCATGGCCACATTAACTCTTACCTCAAGCCAATGCTGCAGAGGGACTTCATCACTGCGCTGCCAG CCCAAGGCTTAGATCACATAGCAGAGAACATCCTGTCTTTCCTTGATGCACGCTCGCTATGTTCAGCAGAACTGGTGTGTAAGGAATGGCAAAGAGTAATTTCTGAGGGTATGCTGTGGAAGAAGCTGATTGAACGTATGGTCCGCACCGACCCACTGTGGAAAGGCCTGTCTGAAAGACACCAGTG GGAAAAATATCTGTTCAAGAATCGCACAGCAGAAGTCCCACCCAACTCTTACTATCACTCCCTTTATCCCAAGATCATTCAAGACATAGAG ACTATCGAGGCTAATTGGCGATGCGGCAGACACAACTTGCAGAGGATTCAGTGTCGCTCAGAAAATAGCAAAGGGGTTTACTGTCTCCAGTATGACGATGACAAAATCATCAGTGGCCTTAGAGACAATTCAATTAAG ATCTGGGATAAGCAGtctctggagtgtctgaaaatacTGACTGGTCACACAGGCTCAGTGTTGTGTCTGCAGTATGACGAGAGGGTCATCGTCACTGGGTCTTCGGATTCAACTGTGAG AGTGTGGGAGGTGACGACAGGTGAAGTACTGAATACACTGATCCACCACAACGAGGCAGTTCTGCACCTGCGCTTTGCTAACGGCCTGATGGTCACCTGCTCCAAAGACCGTTCTATTGCTGTTTGGGATATGGCTTCTCCTACTGACATCAGTCTACGCCGTGTCCTTGTTGGACACCGGGCTGCTGTAAATGTGGTCGACTTTGACGACAAGTACATTGTGTCTGCCTCAGGGGACCGCACCATCAAG GTATGGAGCACCAGCACCTGTGAGTTTGTGCGTACTCTAAATGGTCATAAGCGGGGGATTGCCTGTCTACAGTACAGAGACCGTCTGGTGGTCAGTGGCTCATCGGACAACACAATCCG GTTATGGGATATAGAGTGTGGGGCATGTTTGCGAGTGTTGGAGGGTCATGAGGAGTTGGTGCGTTGTATTCGCTTTGATAACAAAAGGATTGTCAGCGGCGCCTATGATGG TAAGATCAAGGTTTGGGACCTGCAGGCAGCCTTAGATCCACGAGCCCCTGCAAGCACATTATGTCTGCGTACTCTAGTG GAGCATTCTGGCCGTGTGTTCCGCCTCCAGTTTGATGAGTTTCAGATCATCAGTAGTTCTCACGATGACACCATTCTGATCTGGGATTTCCTGAACGTCTCGACCAATGGCCAGTCAGAGGGTCGGTCTCCCTCCCGCACCTACACTTACATTACTAGATAG
- the fbxw11a gene encoding F-box and WD repeat domain-containing 11-A isoform X4: protein MEPEMEDKTLELMNTSGMESQNLVDDLSPKKTTVLKLSNGPVVGSRKRPSEGNYEKEKEHCITLFDQWSEADQVEFVERLISRMCHYQHGHINSYLKPMLQRDFITALPAQGLDHIAENILSFLDARSLCSAELVCKEWQRVISEGMLWKKLIERMVRTDPLWKGLSERHQWEKYLFKNRTAEVPPNSYYHSLYPKIIQDIETIEANWRCGRHNLQRIQCRSENSKGVYCLQYDDDKIISGLRDNSIKIWDKQSLECLKILTGHTGSVLCLQYDERVIVTGSSDSTVRVWEVTTGEVLNTLIHHNEAVLHLRFANGLMVTCSKDRSIAVWDMASPTDISLRRVLVGHRAAVNVVDFDDKYIVSASGDRTIKVWSTSTCEFVRTLNGHKRGIACLQYRDRLVVSGSSDNTIRLWDIECGACLRVLEGHEELVRCIRFDNKRIVSGAYDGKIKVWDLQAALDPRAPASTLCLRTLVASCLAVQNSASFYQYIHYLSSGHVQTISVWPL from the exons ATGGAGCCGGAGATGGAGGATAAAACGTTGGAACTGATG AACACATCAGGGATGGAATCACAGAACCTTGTAGATGATCTCTCGCCAAAGAAGACCACGGTTCTCAAG CTTAGTAATGGTCCTGTTGTTGGGTCCCGCAAGCGACCTTCAGAGGGGAACTACGAGAAGGAGAAGGAACACTGCATCACCCTATTTGACCAATGGTCCGAAGCTGACCAGGTGGAGTTTGTCGAGCGCCTGATTTCCCGTATGTGCCACTACCAGCATGGCCACATTAACTCTTACCTCAAGCCAATGCTGCAGAGGGACTTCATCACTGCGCTGCCAG CCCAAGGCTTAGATCACATAGCAGAGAACATCCTGTCTTTCCTTGATGCACGCTCGCTATGTTCAGCAGAACTGGTGTGTAAGGAATGGCAAAGAGTAATTTCTGAGGGTATGCTGTGGAAGAAGCTGATTGAACGTATGGTCCGCACCGACCCACTGTGGAAAGGCCTGTCTGAAAGACACCAGTG GGAAAAATATCTGTTCAAGAATCGCACAGCAGAAGTCCCACCCAACTCTTACTATCACTCCCTTTATCCCAAGATCATTCAAGACATAGAG ACTATCGAGGCTAATTGGCGATGCGGCAGACACAACTTGCAGAGGATTCAGTGTCGCTCAGAAAATAGCAAAGGGGTTTACTGTCTCCAGTATGACGATGACAAAATCATCAGTGGCCTTAGAGACAATTCAATTAAG ATCTGGGATAAGCAGtctctggagtgtctgaaaatacTGACTGGTCACACAGGCTCAGTGTTGTGTCTGCAGTATGACGAGAGGGTCATCGTCACTGGGTCTTCGGATTCAACTGTGAG AGTGTGGGAGGTGACGACAGGTGAAGTACTGAATACACTGATCCACCACAACGAGGCAGTTCTGCACCTGCGCTTTGCTAACGGCCTGATGGTCACCTGCTCCAAAGACCGTTCTATTGCTGTTTGGGATATGGCTTCTCCTACTGACATCAGTCTACGCCGTGTCCTTGTTGGACACCGGGCTGCTGTAAATGTGGTCGACTTTGACGACAAGTACATTGTGTCTGCCTCAGGGGACCGCACCATCAAG GTATGGAGCACCAGCACCTGTGAGTTTGTGCGTACTCTAAATGGTCATAAGCGGGGGATTGCCTGTCTACAGTACAGAGACCGTCTGGTGGTCAGTGGCTCATCGGACAACACAATCCG GTTATGGGATATAGAGTGTGGGGCATGTTTGCGAGTGTTGGAGGGTCATGAGGAGTTGGTGCGTTGTATTCGCTTTGATAACAAAAGGATTGTCAGCGGCGCCTATGATGG TAAGATCAAGGTTTGGGACCTGCAGGCAGCCTTAGATCCACGAGCCCCTGCAAGCACATTATGTCTGCGTACTCTAGTG gcctcctgcctggcagttcaaaactcagcatccttctaccaatatattcactatctctcctctggacatgtccaaaccatctcagtctggcctctctga
- the LOC137602513 gene encoding eukaryotic peptide chain release factor subunit 1, whose translation MADDPSAADRNVEIWKIKKLIKSLEAARGNGTSMISLIIPPKDQISRVAKMLADEFGTASNIKSRVNRLSVLGAITSVQQRLKLYNKVPPNGLVVYCGTIVTEEGKEKKVNIDFEPFKPINTSLYLCDNKFHTEALTALLSDDSKFGFIVIDGSGALFGTLQGNTREVLHKFTVDLPKKHGRGGQSALRFARLRMEKRHNYVRKVAETAVQLFVSNDKVNVAGMVLAGSADFKTELSQSDMFDPRLQAKVLKLVDISYGGENGFNQAIELSAEVLSNVKFIQEKKLIGRYFDEISQDTGKYCFGVEDTLKALEMGAVEILIVYENLDTMRYILRVHGAESNGAENDEKTLYLTPEQEKDKSHFTDKETGQEHELIESMPLLEWFANNYKKFGATLEIVTDKSQEGSQFVKGFGGIGGILRYRVDFQGMEYQGEDDEFFDLNDY comes from the exons ATGGCGGACGACCCCAGCGCGGCGGACAGGAACGTGGAGATATGGAAAATCAAGAAGCTGATCAAAAGTTTGGAAGCAGCCCGTGG TAATGGAACCAGTATGATCTCACTGATCATCCCTCCGAAGGACCAGATATCCAGAGTGGCCAAAATGTTGGCTGATGAGTTTGGAACTGCTTCCAACATCAAGAGTCGAGTCAACAGGCTGTCAGTGCTCGGGGCTATCACCTCTGTACAGCAAAGATTAAAATTATATAACAAGG TGCCACCCAATGGTTTGGTTGTGTATTGTGGCACCATTGTGACAGAGGAAGGCAAGGAGAAGAAAGTCAACATTGACTTTGAGCCTTTTAAACCAATCAACACCTCCCTGTACCTGTGTGACAACAAGTtccacacagag GCATTGACAGCATTGCTATCTGATGACAGTAAGTTTGGCTTTATTGTGATCGACGGTAGTGGGGCACTTTTTGGCACACTGCAGGGAAACACCAGGGAGGTGCTTCACAAGTTCACTGTGGACCTACCCAAGAAACACG GAAGAGGAGGGCAATCTGCTCTGCGTTTTGCTCGTCTAAGGATGGAGAAGAGACACAACTATGTGAGAAAAGTAGCTGAAACAGCTGTCCAGCTCTTTGTGTCCAATGACAAAGTCAATGTGGCAGGAATGGTCTTGGCTGGTTCTGCTGACTTCAAGACAGAGCTCAGTCAATCTGACATGTTTGACCCA AGGTTACAGGCTAAGGTTCTTAAGCTTGTAGACATCTCTTACGGAGGAGAGAATGGTTTCAACCAGGCTATTGAACTCTCAGCCGAGGTTCTCTCCAATGTTAAATTCATCCAGGAGAAGAAGCTCATAG GACGGTACTTTGATGAGATCAGTCAGGACACAGGAAAGTACTGTTTTGGTGTTGAGGATACCCTCAAAGCTCTGGAGATGGGAGCAGTGGAGATCCTCATAGTCTATGAGAACCTAGACACCATGCGCTACATTCTACGCGTGCATGGGGCAGAAAGTAACGGAGCAGAGAACG ATGAGAAGACTTTATACTTAACGCCAGAGCAGGAGAAAGACAAATCCCACTTTACAGACAAGGAG ACAGGACAGGAACATGAGTTGATTGAGAGCATGCCACTATTGGAGTGGTTTGCCAACAACTACAAGAAGTTTGGAGCCACATTGGAGATAGTCACAGACAAGAGCCAGGAAGGGTCCCAATTTGTTAAGGGCTTTGGAGGCATTGGTG GTATTTTGCGGTACAGGGTGGATTTCCAGGGCATGGAGTACCAAGGAGAGGACGATGAGTTCTTTGATTTGAATGACTACTAG